The proteins below are encoded in one region of Hordeum vulgare subsp. vulgare chromosome 3H, MorexV3_pseudomolecules_assembly, whole genome shotgun sequence:
- the LOC123443687 gene encoding V-type proton ATPase subunit F: MAGRSNIPANNSALIAIIADEDTVTGFLMAGVGNVDLRKKTNYLLVDNKTTVKQIEDAFKEFTAREDIAIVLISQYIANMIRFLVDSYNKPIPAILEIPSKDHPYDPASDSVLSRVKYLFSADSVASDRR, translated from the exons ATGGCGGGGAGGTCCAATATCCCGGCGAACAACTCCGCGCTCATCGCCATCATCGCTGATGAG GACACTGTTACTGGGTTTTTGATGGCTGGGGTTGGCAATGTTGATCTGCGCAAGAAAACAAATTACCTTCTTGTGGATAACA AAACCACAGTGAAACAGATTGAAGATGCATTTAAAGAATTTACTGCAAGGGAGGATATTGCTATTGTGCTCATCAGCCAATAT ATTGCAAACATGATTAGATTTCTGGTGGATAGCTACAACAAGCCAATCCCTGCGATATTGGAAATCCCATCCAAGGACCATCCATATGATCCAGCAAGTGATTCGGTCCTTTCTCGTGTGAAGTATCTATTTTCTGCTGACTCGGTTGCTTCTGATAGGCGTTGA